The genomic segment ATGAAGTGAAGACATTGATCGAGTTGACCGACAACGGCCAATTTACTGAGGCTTACCGGTTGATGCGCGTCAAGCTCAAAGACGAGCGCAGCGCGCCCCCGCTCGACCCGATGTATAACCTCGATTGCAACCGTTGGTCGGTTTATCAACCCGGCACGACGTACTTTCTGCCCGTTAACGACCTGTCATTCGTCCACATCAACGGGCTGCTCAATATATTCGGTCCGACGATGGGCGCCTATGTCCTGGACGAGCGCCACAATTTTCGCCCCGCCGGCCTGAAGCAGTTCGCGCGCAGTAACGGCGGCCATCTGAATGATGACCCGGAAGCACACGAAATCAGCACCATCAATTTTATCGAGACCGGTACCGCAGAGTTGGTCGCCTATGAGCAAGGGATGATGTGTCAAAACATGGCGCTGATGGCACAGGCGATGGGCATCGGCGGCTTTCCGAATTTCGCCGTTCACCTGTTTGGCTGGTTCCAGGCCCTGGGTTTCAACATGGGCCAGATGAGCACGTCGGAATTCTTCGGAAAAGGCATGCTGGTTGATTTCGTGGCGCACTTGCTGAAACGAGATTTGCCTATTCCGTACCCACTCGGTTTGGAATTGAATGGCCAGACCTTGCTCAAAGCCCACTGCCCACCCTATTTCCCCACAATGAGAGAAGCCGTGATGGACGTGGTGAATACGAAGTTCGGCCCGCAAGGAACATTCCGCAGCGGCATCACAAGTAGTGCATGGAGCGACCCAACGCTCATCTCCTCCTCGCTACCCGACCTGAGCGAAAAGGCCGTGGAAGCAACGGTCAGTTATTGCGAATATATCTACGAAACCTATGGCCGCTTCCCTGCTACAACCACAGCCTATCACACGGTACTGGGCTTCCAGGCCGGTCATCTGGACGTGGATTTCTACAAAAAGTATTACAAGCCGGAAGCATTATCCGAAACACACCGGGAACACATGGCTCGCTGGCATGGCGAACAGTCTCAGCACTCGTGACGAACGAAGGCGGCAAAGGCCGGACAAATCTCTCAGCGAAACGACTGGCAGAGGCCGAGGCAGGGACGAAAATCCGTACCGCTGCATTTGTGATTAGTCGCTGCGGTTTGCTCCGCGGATATTGTCAGGCCGTTGCCGCTCGCGGCTTCAACCGATACAACATCTCTCCGGCTTTCGGCACCAGCAGGATGCCTTCGGCTTCGCGGCCTTTCCATTCTTCAACGTTGATTGAGTCAGGATCGAGGTAACCAAGATTCACGCGCTGGCAGCGTTCTTTTGGAATTCGCGTCGCCAGTGTGACTTTGATGCGCGGCGTTTCGATGCCGGTCGCTGGATTAAACGTACCCAGTCCTCGCAGGTGCGTGCTGTGGGCGACGACGCCAAGCGGATAATCTTTGAACTTGTCCCATTGTTTGGTGAAGTATTCAAGGACGTGATAACCAAGTTCGTCTATGATCTTTCCGTGCGAATAGCTGATTTCGTCAATGTGTGGCGCGTAAATGACGACTTCGCCGCCGTCGGCGATGACTGGTTCCAGTTTGTACATGCCCTTCGATCCCGTCCAAATGTCGTCGTACAGTTTCGGCATCACCGAAAGCACGCGGCTGTATTGCCGGTCAGACCACACGATGTGCAGCTTGGATGATAAATCGCTGGCGGCTTCCCAGGCCTCTTCGGGCGAGCCGATGTATAACCCGGCAAGCGATTCGCCTTTCACAACCAAACTGAAGCAAAGCTTCGGATGGTTGATAAACTGCGCGGCGCGATCAATGACTTTGCGCACGGCGGTGTATTTCTTGCCGATGGTTTCGTAGCTGGTCACCAGCGCGCCCAGCCAATGAGAAAAGTTGATGACTTCGCCCGCGCTGATTCCCGGAAAGAAATACTTGTTGCCGCCGGAAAAGCCGACGACTTCGTGCGGAAAGGTCGGGCCGCAAATGACGATCTGGTCGTAATCGAAAACCAGTTTGTTCAGCTTTACTTTGACCGGCTCATTGAGCAGTCCGTCACTGATTTGGAAAATTTCTTCTTCTGAAATGACGCCCAGTTCGGCAAAGGTTTCCGGCAATTCCCAATGATGATTGAACACTTTGACCCTGGCGTATTTGTCTGCACGCTGTTCCGGGGTTACGCCAAGCCGGTCGTTGATCGCGTCTTCGCTCATCGGTTGATGCGTGCCGAGCGCAATCAGATAATCCAAGGCAGCGACTTTTTCGCCCAGCAATTCGTGAAAAAGCCGAAACATTTGGGGAATCGGCGCTGTGCGCGTTCCGTCCGGGATGATGATAATGACCCGTTTGCCATCGAGTTTGGCTTGCGATAACGCCGAAGCGGAAAGCTCGCGTATTTCTGCGTCGGAAAGAAATTGATCAGTGTAACCTCTGCCAACCAGCATATATGTTCTCCTGATTTTTGGTTTAACCCCTTCAGATCGCTTGGAAATCTCATTGTGACGTTGATTCAACCGGGAAAATACTGCTACACGCCGCCGAAAGCCGAAAACCCTCCATCCACGGGAACAACGATGCCGGTGACAAATGCCGATGCCGGCGACATCAACCATAGCATTGCTCCGAGCAAATCTTCCGGGTCGCCAAACCGCCCCATCGGAGTGTGCGCGATGATGCTTTTCCCTCGTTCAGTCAATTCGCCTGTCGGCGGATTAGTCAGCAAGGCGCGGTTTTGTTCCGTAATGAAAAACCCAGGAGCAACGGCATTGACGCGAATGCGTGGTGAGTACTGTTGTGCCAGATGCACCGCCAGCCATTGGGTAAAATTGTTGATGCCAGCTTTGGCCGCCGAATAACCAATGACGCGCGTCAAGGGACGAATAGCGCTCATGGAAGAAACGTTCAAAATGACGCCTTCGCCCTGTTCCGCCATCTGCCGCCCGAATACCTGGCAAGGCAAAATTGTGCCCAGCATGTTCAGGTCGAACACATATCGAAGCGCTTCTTCCGGCAAATTGAAAAACGTCAGGTCAGGCCGCGTCGTCGCCTGTGGATTGTTGCCGCCAGCACCGTTGATTAAACCGTCAATCCGTCCAAACTCTTCCAGCACAGTGCTTACAGCTTGGCGCAAAGTTTCCGCTTGCAATACGTCTCCGGAAACGATGATCGCCCGTCCAGAGCCGCTGACTTCTGACAGCAGCGCTTCGCCCTTTTCAACACTTCTGGCCAAAATCGCCACATTTGCTCCGCAACCGACCAATGCCTTGGCCATCGCTCCGCATAAAATCCCTGTACCTCCGGTAATCACCACCGACCGACCGGTAAAGTCGTACATTTTCATCAAGTCTGTGATTGTCATGTAGTTTTAGTTCTGCCCACAGTTGAAGTTGTCTGGCAATGCCAAACTGGTTTGACCAATACTACACGCTGACCTAACAGACTGCACGGTGAATTCTGGCCAAATTCTTGAGTTGAGAAGTTTTTTTTCGCTCTTAGCTGAGTTTGACTGCTGTGCCGATTTTGGCGGATTCGTAAACCGCCGCGACTACGCGCATATCATCTGTTCCGGAAGCAATCGAAACAAACGGTTCTCTCCTGTCGCGCAATGCTTCCAGAAACATACGGTGTTGGTTAAACGAATTCCGCCAAGCGCCTAGCGGCGGAGCAATCAAGGTGGAAATTTGCTGAGTCGCGGCTGTGCCAGGCGCAGCCGGTGAAGCTTGCGAACTGTTGCTGGAATACTGGACGACGTGACCGCGGAATTCGCCCGCCAGCGAATCCAGCATCAACGTTTGGTTGCTGATGTATTCGCAAGTTCCCAGCGTGCCGTGAACCGATAACTGTTCGCCGGCCGTGTTCCAGGCCATATCCATCGTCGCCAATGCGCCGTTGGAAAATTCCAGAATCGCACAGGCAATGTCTTCGCCTTCGATGCCGGGACAATGCTGATTTTTGGTCATTGCCATTACTCGGACAACAGTCGAGTTCATCATCCACTTGAACAAATGAACATAATGGACAGCCAGTTGGATGAAACAACCTCCACCGGTTTCCGCCAGCGAAGCTCGCCAGTTCGCTTGTCCGCTCAGCACTTGCCGCGAAACCGCCAAGCCTCCCCGATGCATC from the Acidobacteriota bacterium genome contains:
- a CDS encoding DUF2088 domain-containing protein; translation: MLVGRGYTDQFLSDAEIRELSASALSQAKLDGKRVIIIIPDGTRTAPIPQMFRLFHELLGEKVAALDYLIALGTHQPMSEDAINDRLGVTPEQRADKYARVKVFNHHWELPETFAELGVISEEEIFQISDGLLNEPVKVKLNKLVFDYDQIVICGPTFPHEVVGFSGGNKYFFPGISAGEVINFSHWLGALVTSYETIGKKYTAVRKVIDRAAQFINHPKLCFSLVVKGESLAGLYIGSPEEAWEAASDLSSKLHIVWSDRQYSRVLSVMPKLYDDIWTGSKGMYKLEPVIADGGEVVIYAPHIDEISYSHGKIIDELGYHVLEYFTKQWDKFKDYPLGVVAHSTHLRGLGTFNPATGIETPRIKVTLATRIPKERCQRVNLGYLDPDSINVEEWKGREAEGILLVPKAGEMLYRLKPRAATA
- a CDS encoding SDR family oxidoreductase, translating into MTITDLMKMYDFTGRSVVITGGTGILCGAMAKALVGCGANVAILARSVEKGEALLSEVSGSGRAIIVSGDVLQAETLRQAVSTVLEEFGRIDGLINGAGGNNPQATTRPDLTFFNLPEEALRYVFDLNMLGTILPCQVFGRQMAEQGEGVILNVSSMSAIRPLTRVIGYSAAKAGINNFTQWLAVHLAQQYSPRIRVNAVAPGFFITEQNRALLTNPPTGELTERGKSIIAHTPMGRFGDPEDLLGAMLWLMSPASAFVTGIVVPVDGGFSAFGGV
- a CDS encoding Gfo/Idh/MocA family oxidoreductase: MKKIRTAFVGCGGIADQYLSVYRDLDFVEMASCVDVSAERAELAATKLADNSFGKPKPRAATEFADALKPDVDLVVINTPNHLHREQTLAAFDAGKHVLLQKPVAATLADAEAIAEAAERAKQRGIVSGLYLSYFDQPLMHDLKAMIKSGWFGDVAHLYARLMHRGGLAVSRQVLSGQANWRASLAETGGGCFIQLAVHYVHLFKWMMNSTVVRVMAMTKNQHCPGIEGEDIACAILEFSNGALATMDMAWNTAGEQLSVHGTLGTCEYISNQTLMLDSLAGEFRGHVVQYSSNSSQASPAAPGTAATQQISTLIAPPLGAWRNSFNQHRMFLEALRDRREPFVSIASGTDDMRVVAAVYESAKIGTAVKLS